A part of Halobaculum sp. MBLA0143 genomic DNA contains:
- a CDS encoding MFS transporter: MRDSRRRVALVAVAALAIGAAGTYQFVWSSIRLPLGSALGTGETQLGTVYTVFLVFQAGSQFPVGWVRDRYGPRVPLLVGAPLLAAGYAGTAVADGLFAVYAAYALGGVGCGAVYTVAVNTPVKWFTERRGLATGVVTMSYSGVSFLLIPVVRRGVAADLAATLLALGGGVGVVGLAAAAVLRDPPEGVAEGDGDGQGETDGDGERAEPDGGLPAGTYEWRDTVRTWQFWLLYAVMIVVNGVGLMLIGKVVTYADAVGLPAAVATAGASVVAFADAAGIVTVGGLSDRFGRVRTVAASLVCAGLALLGATVAGAAGAAWPFAALVGLAALFRSPAFSVFPSLVGEYYGAARSSENYALLYTGKVWGSVFGGTVASLLVVSVGWTTSFRAAAVVLCVAGAATALLRPPAENVS; encoded by the coding sequence GTGAGAGACAGTCGCCGTCGCGTCGCACTGGTCGCCGTCGCCGCCCTGGCGATCGGCGCCGCGGGCACCTACCAGTTCGTCTGGTCGTCGATCCGGCTCCCGCTCGGGAGCGCGCTCGGGACGGGGGAGACGCAGTTGGGCACCGTCTACACCGTCTTCCTGGTGTTCCAAGCCGGCTCGCAGTTCCCCGTCGGCTGGGTGCGGGACCGCTACGGTCCGCGGGTGCCCCTGCTCGTCGGCGCACCGTTGCTCGCGGCCGGCTACGCCGGCACCGCCGTCGCCGACGGGCTGTTCGCCGTCTACGCCGCCTACGCGCTCGGGGGCGTCGGCTGTGGCGCCGTCTACACGGTCGCCGTCAACACGCCCGTCAAGTGGTTCACGGAGCGACGAGGGCTGGCGACCGGGGTCGTCACGATGTCGTACAGTGGCGTGAGCTTCCTCCTGATCCCGGTGGTCCGCCGAGGGGTCGCCGCGGATCTGGCCGCCACGTTGCTCGCGCTGGGCGGCGGCGTCGGCGTCGTCGGACTCGCGGCCGCGGCCGTCCTCCGCGACCCGCCGGAGGGGGTCGCCGAGGGTGACGGGGACGGGCAGGGTGAGACTGACGGAGACGGCGAGCGAGCGGAGCCGGACGGCGGTCTCCCGGCCGGCACCTACGAGTGGCGCGACACCGTCCGGACGTGGCAGTTCTGGCTGCTGTACGCGGTGATGATCGTCGTCAACGGCGTCGGGCTGATGCTGATCGGGAAGGTGGTGACGTACGCCGACGCCGTCGGGCTGCCGGCGGCGGTCGCCACCGCCGGTGCCTCCGTCGTCGCGTTCGCGGACGCCGCCGGGATCGTCACCGTCGGCGGGCTCTCGGACCGGTTCGGCCGCGTCCGGACCGTCGCCGCGTCGCTCGTCTGTGCCGGACTCGCCTTACTGGGCGCGACCGTCGCGGGCGCCGCCGGCGCCGCCTGGCCGTTCGCCGCGCTCGTCGGGCTGGCGGCACTGTTCCGCTCGCCCGCCTTCTCCGTGTTCCCCAGTCTCGTCGGGGAGTACTACGGCGCCGCCAGGTCGTCGGAGAACTACGCGCTGCTGTACACCGGGAAGGTGTGGGGTTCGGTGTTCGGCGGCACCGTCGCCAGCCTGCTGGTCGTCTCCGTCGGCTGGACAACGTCTTTCCGCGCGGCTGCGGTCGTGTTGTGCGTCGCCGGGGCCGCGACGGCGCTGTTGCGACCGCCGGCGGAGAACGTGTCGTGA
- a CDS encoding low molecular weight phosphatase family protein, giving the protein MPGDTTEETTVDRIGFVCVQNAGRSQMATGFAERERDRRGLDGVEIVTGGTHPADAVHESVIETMRETGIDLADRTPREVTVAELNDCDVVATMGCSTLDVGTVDDAVDIRDWDLPDPDGADPETVRAIRETVADRVAALFDEIEPA; this is encoded by the coding sequence ATGCCAGGAGACACTACCGAGGAGACGACGGTCGACAGAATCGGGTTCGTCTGCGTGCAGAACGCCGGCCGCTCGCAGATGGCGACCGGCTTCGCCGAGCGAGAACGAGACCGCCGCGGACTGGACGGCGTCGAGATCGTCACCGGCGGCACCCACCCGGCCGACGCCGTCCACGAGAGCGTGATCGAGACGATGCGAGAGACCGGAATCGACCTCGCCGACCGCACACCACGCGAGGTGACCGTCGCGGAACTGAACGACTGTGACGTGGTGGCGACGATGGGTTGTTCCACGCTCGACGTGGGCACCGTCGACGACGCGGTCGATATCCGGGATTGGGACCTCCCGGACCCGGACGGCGCCGACCCGGAGACGGTCCGGGCGATCCGCGAGACGGTCGCCGACCGCGTCGCCGCGTTGTTCGACGAGATCGAGCCGGCCTGA
- a CDS encoding adenylate kinase, with protein sequence MSVTVVAGVPGVGLSTLVERVRPELGEGFEVINFGDVMLERAAVRDLARTRSDLSDLSQRETRRLQRRAGEFVADRGDSAEVLLTTHLVVETDAGFLPGLPDGVLADVDPEQIVVVEATPETIRERRTDADRSYPDGSLRAIDFERDLHRTAAFEYATTAEVPVVRVDNEDGDAATETLCGAVTE encoded by the coding sequence TTGAGCGTCACCGTCGTCGCCGGCGTCCCGGGCGTCGGGCTGTCGACGCTCGTAGAGCGTGTCCGGCCGGAACTCGGCGAAGGGTTCGAGGTGATCAACTTCGGCGACGTGATGTTGGAACGGGCGGCCGTCCGCGACCTCGCGCGGACGCGGTCGGACCTGAGCGACCTCTCACAGCGAGAGACCCGACGACTCCAGCGTCGTGCCGGAGAGTTCGTCGCCGACCGCGGCGACTCCGCCGAAGTGTTACTCACGACACACCTCGTCGTGGAGACGGACGCCGGGTTCCTCCCCGGGCTCCCGGACGGGGTGTTGGCCGACGTCGACCCCGAGCAGATCGTCGTCGTCGAGGCGACACCGGAGACGATCCGCGAGCGCCGCACCGACGCCGACCGGTCGTACCCCGACGGCTCGCTGCGGGCGATCGACTTCGAACGGGACCTCCACCGCACCGCCGCCTTCGAGTACGCGACGACCGCCGAGGTGCCGGTCGTCCGCGTCGACAACGAGGACGGCGACGCCGCCACCGAGACGCTCTGCGGGGCGGTGACGGAGTAG
- the aceB gene encoding malate synthase AceB has protein sequence MTVERNYDREFVRTFFTSPTAVEGEDDSAKMLESAAGLRGMQAPDVWVPDNEDATAPSMREEGVENIISVVGEHGDEFPGEIHPRIVWHRDDPTTRHTGFEHMMAIADPEDGAGEQIDGFVVPEVGDLDDWKKADEFLTIVETEHGLPEGSLSMSVIVESAAAEIGLNRLREEVGKPSNNLERLFLLVDGEVDYTKDMRAMTPTGGLPEWQTLRHNTSRGASAAGLVAVDGPYDDIRDVAGYRERMRENRAMGMTGIWSLTPGQVATANTAPLPPEEGSWLLEAGGESVELDRVDGREVYHGDAVGLTETADGFELTVDGRTETLDADELRERLVGMTEYVPSLDDVVDSMEEFEAAKEAGKGAIAMTRAATLEIDGVTVEISTDRMWDEATYQAAQTPILLFQDVYEHRQDQHAELADTYGEDVVERAAEVGN, from the coding sequence ATGACAGTCGAGCGCAACTACGACCGGGAGTTCGTGCGGACGTTCTTCACGTCGCCGACGGCAGTCGAGGGTGAAGACGACTCCGCGAAGATGCTGGAGAGTGCGGCGGGGCTGCGGGGGATGCAGGCACCGGACGTGTGGGTGCCGGACAACGAGGACGCAACCGCCCCCTCGATGCGCGAGGAGGGTGTCGAGAACATCATCAGTGTCGTCGGCGAACACGGCGACGAGTTCCCCGGCGAGATACACCCGCGGATCGTCTGGCACCGCGACGACCCGACGACCCGACACACCGGGTTCGAGCACATGATGGCCATCGCCGACCCCGAAGACGGCGCCGGCGAGCAGATCGACGGGTTCGTCGTCCCGGAGGTGGGCGACCTCGACGACTGGAAGAAGGCCGACGAGTTCCTCACCATCGTCGAGACGGAACACGGCCTCCCGGAGGGGAGCCTCTCGATGTCCGTGATCGTGGAGAGCGCGGCCGCCGAGATCGGTCTCAACCGCCTGCGAGAGGAGGTGGGCAAGCCCTCCAACAACCTCGAACGGCTGTTCCTCCTCGTGGACGGCGAGGTGGACTACACGAAGGACATGCGAGCGATGACGCCCACCGGCGGGCTGCCGGAGTGGCAGACGCTGCGTCACAACACCTCCCGCGGGGCCAGCGCTGCGGGTCTGGTCGCCGTCGACGGCCCGTACGACGACATCCGCGACGTGGCGGGCTACCGCGAACGGATGCGGGAGAATCGTGCGATGGGGATGACCGGGATCTGGTCGCTCACGCCCGGCCAGGTGGCGACCGCCAACACCGCCCCGCTCCCGCCGGAGGAGGGGTCGTGGCTGTTGGAGGCCGGCGGCGAGTCGGTCGAACTGGACCGCGTCGACGGCCGCGAGGTGTACCACGGGGACGCCGTCGGCCTGACAGAGACGGCCGACGGCTTCGAGCTGACGGTCGACGGGCGGACGGAGACGCTGGACGCCGACGAACTCCGCGAGCGGCTCGTCGGCATGACGGAGTACGTCCCGAGTCTCGACGACGTGGTCGACTCGATGGAGGAGTTCGAGGCCGCCAAGGAGGCCGGGAAGGGTGCCATCGCCATGACCCGCGCCGCGACGCTGGAGATCGACGGCGTCACCGTCGAGATCAGCACGGATCGGATGTGGGACGAGGCCACCTACCAGGCCGCCCAGACGCCGATCCTGCTGTTCCAGGACGTGTACGAGCACCGGCAGGACCAGCACGCGGAGTTGGCCGACACGTACGGCGAGGACGTGGTCGAGCGAGCGGCCGAGGTCGGGAACTGA